In a single window of the Candidatus Effluviviaceae Genus V sp. genome:
- a CDS encoding transposase, whose amino-acid sequence MAWLRCFKGIDRVTAVCLVAELHDFRRFRTARELMSYVGLVPSECSSGERQRRGGITKTGNRHVRRLLVEAAWHHRHRPKLSAPLMRRREGQPARVPAIADRAQERLAARYRPMTGRGVARPKTIVAMARELTGYIWAALQPATGAPRS is encoded by the coding sequence GTGGCCTGGCTGCGCTGCTTCAAGGGCATTGACAGGGTGACGGCAGTGTGCCTCGTCGCGGAGCTTCACGACTTCAGGCGGTTCCGCACGGCCCGGGAGTTGATGTCGTACGTGGGGCTGGTCCCCAGCGAGTGTTCGAGTGGTGAGCGCCAGCGGCGTGGCGGGATCACCAAGACTGGCAACCGGCACGTCCGCCGACTGCTGGTCGAGGCGGCCTGGCACCATCGGCATCGTCCCAAGCTCAGCGCGCCTCTGATGCGGCGCCGGGAAGGGCAGCCCGCTCGCGTCCCGGCCATCGCCGATCGTGCGCAGGAGCGACTCGCCGCGCGATATCGGCCCATGACCGGCCGCGGTGTCGCTCGACCCAAGACCATCGTGGCCATGGCTCGCGAGTTGACAGGCTACATCTGGGCTGCGCTGCAGCCAGCCACTGGTGCACCGAGAAGCTGA
- a CDS encoding transposase, translating to MRVKTDRRDARKLAELLQGGLLTEVHPPSESDEALRGLCRCRDDVRIDLMRSRHRLSKFLLRRHMIYRETKHHWGTRHWAWLEKLRFDDPISEATFDSYMLSVQQLEERLR from the coding sequence ATGCGAGTCAAGACGGACCGTCGTGATGCCCGCAAGCTGGCTGAGCTCCTGCAGGGCGGTCTCCTGACCGAGGTGCATCCTCCGAGTGAATCGGACGAAGCGCTGCGCGGTCTCTGTCGCTGCCGCGACGATGTTCGGATCGATCTCATGCGGTCCCGTCACCGGCTCAGCAAGTTCCTCCTTCGGCGACACATGATCTACCGGGAGACGAAGCATCACTGGGGCACACGTCACTGGGCCTGGCTCGAGAAGCTGCGGTTCGATGATCCGATAAGCGAGGCGACGTTCGACAGCTACATGCTCTCGGTGCAGCAGTTGGAGGAACGTCTGCGGTAA